A single Neospora caninum Liverpool complete genome, chromosome VIIb DNA region contains:
- a CDS encoding Aminotransferase, related yields MEIAAATAAPPDRLEAVIRGSHPLKAAKESLEEAIAPASSSQKNAENPLPLSQNAALDKLSRDNFNGTLLHRSRSHGTGGNDGESRHHPIRQPTLTMSSLPQRVLECKYAVRGLTVRRALELQEQLRKSPNCLNFNKLIYLNTGDPQALGQRPLSFYRQVMACVIYPPLVGVSLGYNRLAISDEEPEKGQNAASEESVRSTGEKSHFPSDVVARSRRYLHAMVSAGAYTHSQGLPLFRQDIAAWLERRDGIPTDPDNIFLTDGASSGIRLAMELLLCDQNDGLLIPVPQYPLYAGLIVRLGGCAVPYYLEEETGWSFSLSAVQEAVEDAKRKGIRVRGIIVINPGNPTGTVLTQQEIREIISFCDTERLVLLADEVYQDNVYGSVPFVSARKVLHQMGASVTLFSFHSSSKGLVGECGLRGGLMHVDTVNEDVRLQMYKLVSMFMCGNTLGQLAITCVCSPPKPGDVSYERFQQERQAIYDSMKSKAHLVYEQLNKIEGVTCQPIVGSVFCFPRIRIPPGALREADKRGMEADLLFCLELLEATGIVTVPGSGFGQKPGTYHVRICILPPKHVLVEILAKVKYFYAVFVKKYSD; encoded by the exons ATGGAAATTGCCGCCGCTACGGCCGCGCCGCCGGACAGGCTGGAGGCCGTTATTAGAGGCTCTCATCCTCTGAAGGCGGCAAAGGAGTCACTTGAAGAAGCAATAGCGCCGGCGTCCAGCAgtcagaaaaacgcggagaacCCGTTGCCTTTGTCTCAAAATGCAGCACTCGATAAACTTTCTCGAGATAATTTCAACGGGACCCTGCTGCATCGAAGCCGCAGTCACGGGACAGGCGGAAATGACGGGGAAAGTCGGCATCATCCGATTCGTCAGCCAACGCTGACTATGAGCTCTCTGCCCCAACGTGTTTTGGAATGCAAG TATGCAGTGCGAGGCCTGACTGTACGGCGTGCTCTAGAGCTGCAAGAGCAACTAAGAAAGTCCCCGAATTGTCTTAACTTCAACAAATTGATCTACCTCAATACAGGGGATCCGCAGGCTCTGGGACAGCGTCCCCTCTCGTTCTATAGGCAG GTCATGGCGTGCGTTATATATCCGCCTCTGGTGGGTGTTTCTCTCGGATACAATCGCCTGGCTATCAGTGATGAGGAGCCTGAAAAAGGACAGAATGCTGCGTCTGAAGAAAGCGTGCGTAGTACAGGGGAGAAATCACACTTCCCTTCTGACGTTGTGGCGAGGAGTCGGCGCTATTTACACGCCATGGTGTCAGCAGGCGCATACACGCATTCCCAAGGCCTTCCGTTGTTTCGCCAAGACATTGCCGCGTGGCTGGAGCGCAGGGATGGTATTCCGACCGACCCAGATAACATATTTTTAACAGATG GAGCCTCGTCTGGCATTCGCCTTGCAATGGAGCTTCTTCTTTGCGACCAAAATGACGGCCTTCTGATACCAGTACCCCAATACCCTCTCTACGCTGGCCTCATCGTTCGCCTGGGTGGCTGTGCTGTCCCGTACTACCTAGAA gaggagacagggtgGTCTTTCTCACTATCTGCAGTCCAAGAAGCCGTGGAGGAtgcaaaaagaaaaggaattCGCGTCAGGGGTATCATCGTCATCAATCCAGGCAACCCCACTGGCACAGTCCTGACTCAACAAGAGATCCGCGAG ATTATCAGTTTCTGCGACACAGAACGCCTGGTCCTGTTGGCGGATGAGGTGTATCAAGATAACGTTTATGGCAGTGTGCCGTTCGTTTCTGCCAGAAAG GTGTTACATCAGATGGGCGCGAGCGTAACACTCTTTAGCTTCCACAGCAGCAGCAAAGGTCTAGTTGGAGAGTGTGGACTTCGAGGAGGCTTAATGCACGTGGACACAGTCAACGAGGATGTCCGTCTGCAGATGTATAAGCTAGTCAGTATGTTCATGTGTGGTAATACTCTCGGTCAGTTGGCTATTACTTGCGTTTGCTCGCCTCCGAAGCCCGGAGACGTCTCTTACGAACGTTTtcaacaggagagacaggccaTCTACGACTCAATGAAATCCAAGGCTCATTTGGTGTATGAGCAGTTGAACAAAATTGAAGGCGTCACGTGTCAACCAATCGTGGGATCTGTATTCTGTTTCCCGCGAATCCGCATTCCGCCAG GCGCTCTGAGGGAAGCTGACAAAAGGGGAATGGAGGCAGATCTCCTGTTTTGTCTGGAGCTTTTGGAGGCAACGGGCATCGTAACCGTGCCGGGTAGTGGATTTGGGCAGAAACCGGGCACGTACCACGTCCGAATTTGTATTCTACCGCCGAAGCATGTGCTTGTCGAAATCTTGGCGAAGGTCAAATATTTTTACGCGGTGTTCGTAAAGAAGTATTCTGATTAA